The stretch of DNA GGCCACGCCCATCACCCCCCCGCTCAACAGGTGGTGGGGGATGAAGAGGCCGTTAATGGCAAGGGAGATGATAAAACTGCCCAGGAGAATTCCCAGAGTCCGTCGGGTTTGTTGCCAGATGCCCTGCATTTTGCCTTCCTCCTACAGTTAAGGTATTAGTTATCTTTAGTCTCTTCTTCAGGCTTATAGGGAAATGCAGCGGTTAGAGCCTTGCACAGTAGAATGAAGAGAACGATGACCCCAAACATCGTTGGGAGGCCAATACCCATAAGTTCCAGCGCTTGAGCGACATTTTCCTTCATTGTTGTTTACACCTCCTACTTAACAAGCGACAGCACCAGGCCACCAGCGATGATCGAACCAATTTGACCGGCTGCGTTAGCGCCGATGGCGTGCATGATGATATAGTTTTGCTTGTTTTCTGCCAGGGCCATCTTAGCGATAACCCGAGCCGACATCGGAAAAGCGGAGATGCCGGCGGCACCAATCATCGGGTTGATCTTTTCCTTCAAGAACAGGTTGAGGATTTTGGCAAAAATAACGCCACCCGCGGTGTCGAAGACAAACGCCACAATCCCCATTCCCAGAACAAACAGAGTGGTGGGTTGCAGGAAGGCATTAGCTTCCATAGTGGAACCAATCGTAATCCCCAGGAGCAGCGTGACCAGGTTAGAAAGTTCGTTACCAGCGGCCTTAGCCAGGTTGTTTAGCACGCCGCACTCCTTAATCAGGTTACCGAACATTAAGAGACCTACCAGGGCCACACTGATCGGGGCGATGATCCCAGCGACGATGGTAACCACGATGGGGAACAGGATACGTACCATTCTGGAGACTTCTTGCTGTGGCTTCGCCACCATCATAATCTGCCGCTCGCGCTTGGTGGTGATGGCTTTAATGACTGGCGGCTGAATAATTGGCACCAGGGACATGTAGCAGTAGGCGGCAACAGATAGAGGCCCTAGCAGATGCGGGGCAAACTTGGTTGCCACGTAAATGGTGGTTGGACCGTCAGCGGCACCGATGATCCCGATCGAGGCGGCTTCTTTGATGTTGAAGCCCAGGAAAGCAGCGGCGACAATCGTCGCAAAGATCCCAAACTGTGCCGCGGCGCCGAACAGCATGTAAAACGGGTTACGGAGAAGTGGACCAAAGTCACACATCGCCCCGATGGCGACGAAGATCAAGCAAGGGAATAATTCAGTTAGAATACCCGCTTTAAAGAGAGTGGTCAGTGGTCCTTCTTCACCAATCGCCGAAGACAGCGGAATGTTGGCCAGGATCGCGCCAAAACCGATGGGCAAAAGGAGCATTGGCTCGTAGTCCTTAACAATAGCCAGATAGATTAAGAACGCCCCAATGATGTACATAACGATGTGGCCGATTTGTAAATTAGTTACGCCAATTAATAGGTTTTCCATGTGATGTTTGCAACCTCCTTGAAGAATTTCCCCGATTAGCCATTGTTTTATCACTGTATTTTAAAT from Bacillota bacterium encodes:
- a CDS encoding sodium ion-translocating decarboxylase subunit beta, which encodes MENLLIGVTNLQIGHIVMYIIGAFLIYLAIVKDYEPMLLLPIGFGAILANIPLSSAIGEEGPLTTLFKAGILTELFPCLIFVAIGAMCDFGPLLRNPFYMLFGAAAQFGIFATIVAAAFLGFNIKEAASIGIIGAADGPTTIYVATKFAPHLLGPLSVAAYCYMSLVPIIQPPVIKAITTKRERQIMMVAKPQQEVSRMVRILFPIVVTIVAGIIAPISVALVGLLMFGNLIKECGVLNNLAKAAGNELSNLVTLLLGITIGSTMEANAFLQPTTLFVLGMGIVAFVFDTAGGVIFAKILNLFLKEKINPMIGAAGISAFPMSARVIAKMALAENKQNYIIMHAIGANAAGQIGSIIAGGLVLSLVK